The stretch of DNA GATATGATGTGATAACGCACTTGACCTGGGTGGTCTCCCTCCCCCAGACCCATAACCCTAGTCTCATcgtgagaaaaacatcagataaaTGCCAAGTGAGGGCTCTCAAAATACCTGACTGGTACTCCTCAAAACtctcaaggtcatcaaaaacaaggaaaatctgacAAACAGTTACAGTCAAGAGGAACCTAAGGAGACAGGATGACTCAGTGCAATGTGGTCTTCTAGAACAGAAAAGAGACATTGGGTGAAAACTAAGGAAATTTAAATGAACTCTGAGTGTGACAATAATGTATTGGTTCACTAATTGTTACAAACGTACTATTTTAATGTAAGATGGTActaatgggggaaactgagttTGGGTATATGGAGAATCCCTGTACTATCTTCACAATTTTTTGTAAATCTAGAACTATCCTGAGTTAAAAGTTCATTTAAGACAAAAGCCCAGTTAATTAGTGGAGAATGACTGATTAGGTGAAGAACAGAACGTTTGAAAATTGGGAACTTTCCAGGGAGTCTGtgttggctcagttggataagcatctacattctgctcaggttgtgatcctgaactcccaggatcgagtccctcatctggctccctgctcagtggggagtctgcttctctttttgtCCTTTACCCTGCTTGTACTCTCGCTCGCTGGCTCTCAatctctcaaaagaataaatcaaatctttttttaaaattggggaCTTTCCAGGCAGCTATTAAAATCAATGGGGAGTACAGGTATGGAGATGAAGAAATAGTTaataggggagagagagagagagagagtgtgtgtgtgtgtgtgtgcgcgcgcgctgtTTTGCTAGGTATCCATAAGGCCAACTACACCCGGAGACCAGGCAACTGAAGGTCTGAGTGACCAAACCACCCCCTAACCCCCACGCCAGCCCCAAGctctacctcccaccccctgcagctGGATTCCAGAGGCACTGTTAGAGGACCACTACTTTCAGTTAAGATGGTGTCTCTCACACTTGAGTAGTATCCAAGtgggtcctttattttttttttctttaagattttattcatttgagcagggggaggggcagagggagagagagagagcagcagattccccactgagcagcgggCCAgatgggggctctatcccaggaccctgagaccatgacctgagctgaaggcagatgcttaactgactgagccacctgggcgcccctccAAGTGGATTCTTTTTAAAGGGAAAGATACTACCCCAGATGTCTGAGAACAGGCCTGGTGACCCAAGTTATGGAAGTTCTAGAAACTGAAGTCTTAATCTTGGAAGTGTCCTGCAGTTGTGAATTATCATTATAAGAGTTGAGTCTTTAGGATAAGTAAAAtaccatttgttttttaaatgaaaatccacaatttaaaaacttggttaacttgcagagctctgACAAGGTGTCCCTGGAAACCCAGGTTAGGAAGCACAGCATGGAGTCATCAGAATcatgggagagaaaaggaagaaaaaaggcacaGTTGCGGGCAGCCCTAGGGGTTAGCTGTACAGGAGGCCCAGTAAGCAGCCAGCTCGGGAGTAAGCTCCAGGAGGCTGgtctttcagaaaagaaatgcagCTAATAGCGATCTGATGTTTGGCCTCTGAGGAAGATTATATTTTGAAGCAAATGTCATGTGGAACATTTGGGAAGAATTAGCCTTAGGTGCCTAACAAATTGAGCAAATACGAAAGAGaggtatttcaggaaaaaaacaaattacaggagaagaagaagaatcctAGTGTACCCCTTGGCTCAGAGGCATACAGCATTTACATGCTCATAGCGAGTAAATCAAAGGCTACTCCTGTAATCCCTGAAGGTTAATTCAACAAAAACTgcaatgcaattttaaaaagatgggagAAGATGGAAGTGGGAAGGTGTTAAAGGAGATCTCACATGATGTAACAGGAAGTCAATAACATCTAAGACTAATGAATCAAGAAATGGCTAAAATAATGGACAGGAGTTGCCTTTAAGGAGTGGGATTGAGGGTAGGGAAGGGTAAGTCAAGAGGTTCTTTTTCATTATAATCATTTAAGtacttcttgatttttaaaattctgtattacTTTGCTTACATACTTTGATAATCACAAAAAGACACAaataccccatcccccaccccatgtgATTCTAAGTGGATCTGGTCCAATCTGAAAAGGATCCCTGTAAACACCAAGGATGGAAGTCTCCAGAGGTCATCAACATTTGAACCGAGAACCTGCTCCTGCACCACTGGTGACAAATGACTCAGTGAGACCCTGAGCACTGAGTATCTGGCAAATGGTCCTGAGTTTCCCCCCACTAATCTAAATCCCAcagaatcattaaaaacaaatgtgaGATAGGTTGCATTCAATTTCTCCCAAGACCTTCTGCCAGATTCCCATCCCAGCTGCCTTGCCTAACGCAACTGGCCTGGCATGGTTCCCTGACCCGAGACGGAATTGCCCAAGCCACCAGGCAGCAAGGTTTTGAATGGAGGTACGCTGCAGACCACACCGCCTACAGTGAACCGATTCCTTCCACCCAACGTGAGCATGATAGTCCCTGCCCCGTTTGAGTCCAGGACCCTAAGCCCTGCAGTGGTGGCCTCTTCTCAATCCAGTGTAGCCTCCTTTGCTGGATCACTTCCCTGATGAGAGCCTGTGTTTATTTGTGCAATGAGCAGCTCTCCCCCGGCCTGTAAAGTTAATTTCCCAGAAAACTACTTCCCTCCAAAGCAACATGTCTCTGTTTGAAGTTGAAAATTCTACATTTATTCACTGAATTTTATAGATCAGAAGGGtgcattttctatttcctcaCTCTACCCTCCGGATTCCTCAGGCTGCTTGGTAAATTCCAGAGTGAATTTATAAGGAGACACCAATGGAGAGAAAAACCTTTATTTGCATAATAACAAACGTGGGAGAAGTAAGAAGAGGCATATGAGGAGCAGATTAgggtgggagaagagaagaaggctctctgGGAATAGGGCAGAAAGAGCAGAGGCGCTCTCCTAACTGCTAACATGTTCCGAGGTTGGCATCTGGACCCTGCTCTGTCCTCACGCTCCCCTGGGATTTCTCTTTCCTTGGTTCATGCTCTCACTGCTGGGCCTCTTTCCTTGTCTCACAGTCCCAAAGGGCTCCCTGCCTCAAACCCGGTGGAGGAGCACAGCTTCATACCCAAATGTGCTTGGCAGCGACTACTCAGAAGCTGTTACTTGGATTTTTTGCAGCTCTTAGTGATTTTGACACCCTTAGACCGGCAGGGGTGGCCCCTCCTGCCACTAGAGGACTCTGGCTTTTCTAATAGGGAAGGTCCTGGCCAATTAGTCCAAGAAGGGCCTGGATTCTCTTCCCGGCTGGTGTCTCTGTAGAAATGCCCCCTGGGGCGGAAGGTGCCGCTGCAACAAGGGATGTCACCTGGGTTTTCAGGTGTATAGTCTGTGGTGAAAGAAAGGCGGAGAGGAAgactcaggcttctgtctctccaGGCTCAGGTCCTTGAGCCCCTCCCTAGCTACTTCCCTTCCCAAACCAAAGGCACAACTCCAAGTCCCCATCCGGGGACATaccctcctcctttcccaggtTATCACCCCAAGTTCTTCGACCAGACCTTCCCTCCAGTCCCACCTGTGGCTTCAGCAGAAGGTGCACACTCCTCACACTCCCACTTCTTACTGTTGGCTCTCAGGGAGGAGCAGTCCCGGTGGGTTCCGTGGGATCCACACGTAGCACACAGAATGAGACGCCACCTCCTGCAGGAAGAGCCAAGGAAGGGTGTGGGGACCCAGATTACACTCTCTACCACTCTCAGAATGTTTGCTAGAGGCCAGGCCTTCGCTGAAGGCTTCCCAGGCCATTTTCACTGTACGTTTTACCCATGACCCATCGTGGCCGAGTGCCAATCCCTGGACCCTGCACTCAGGCACAGATACTCGAAAGGTGGATTTGGAAAGAAATTGGACCCGAGGGCTGCTCCACTGGGTGCGAGGAGGAGCAGACCCTGCAGGAACCTGTCCACTTGTGCATGAGTGAGTCCTGGGCTGGTCAAGTATGGTACTTGAGTTCACCCTGAGGTCTCTAGACAAGAGCGATATTCTTGTTCCTGATAACTGTGCCAAGGTCTAACTCTAGCACGGCACCAGTGAGAAATCTTTCTAACCAGGAGCCTTTCCCTACCCTTCTTCCTCAAAGCTGTCTCTGCCTTTTTCATACAGACAGATGGGGGCATCACAGTGTTGATAGCGCTGATACAACTCCGAGAAAGCCCCCGGCTCGAGCTCCCAGGCAGCATCTCTGCGGTGGGAAAACAATGATTAAAGGGTGCATAATTGGGGGTGAAACCTTTGCCTACCTAGAGTAACTAGGTCGGCGGTACCTAGAAAGTAGGAGGAACTAGGTAGGAAGAACTAGAAAGAACTCAAGTTAGCACAGCAAAAGATCCCAACAGGCTgccagaatacttttttttttttttaagattttattaatttatttgactgagagagagagagagcgagcaagcacaagcaggaggaacagcaggcagagggagagggagaagcaggctccctgctgagcagggagctccatgcagggctcgatcccagggccctgagatcatgacctgagccaaaggcagccgcctaactgacggagccacccaggcacccctgcctgaATACTTTAAATAAGACGGGCTGAGTGGTCTGGCAGTAGAAGAGGGTTGAAGCAGGATGAGTGGAACATGGGGGTTCCTTAGTTCCATGCTGAAATTCAAGAACCAACCCCCAGGGAATTCTGATCCCCAAGCCCCCCTTTCAGGAACATGTCTATCCCATTCCCCCATTTCCCCccacctccttttctttctttcttttttttttttttaaagattttatttattttatttgacagatagagatcacaagtaggcagagaggcaggcagagagagagggaagaggaagcaggctccctgctaagcagagagcccgatgcggggctcgattccaggaccctgggatcatgacctgagctgaaggcagaggctttaacccactgagccacccaggcgcccctccttttcctttgaTAACTGATAAGCCCTCCCTCCACTCTTTCCCTCATTACCATATGCCAGTGCCTGGGCTGCTCCCTCATTCTCCGAACTAACCTTACACTCGCCTCCTCTCTAGAAATCTAGGCAACCCACTCCCTGGCTCAATTCCTGCCCTAGAGTTTCCACTACCTGTCTGGAATATGAATTCCCATTCTTAgcatttcttgaggaaactcttCTCGATTGTTACACTGTGGACATTTGAAGAAATGTTTTGCTGATGTGTGGGCATATTTCTGTAAGAGAAACATGGAAGAGCACTGTGTTTATAAAACACCATCTTTGATCACCTTTTCTCCACCCCAACCCTCATCTCACAAAAAGGATATTGCCAAGAGAACTTGATTGGAGGTTTCCATAAAAGGGCTACAGGTGGGCTAGTGGGAGGGGTGTAAATCCAGGCCTTAGACCAAAGACCAAGCTCAATTCCAGAGAGCTCCCAGGAGTGCCTTAGCTGTCATCTCTGGCTGTAGGGGCTGCAGTGCTGACCCATTCAAGGGTCGCTTTCCTTCCATCCCAGGAAGCAAGGCTGATTTGGAGGCTGTTTGACTCATTCAAGCTTGTTTGCTCTAGCCCTCCTGAGGATTTTGGATGAGGTCTTACAAGTCAGGGGTGACCAGAGACTGGGCTGCCTTTCCTCTGACTGCCTGGAACCAGCCCTGCAAATAGGCCTCCTGGGTGGAACACAGAAGCCAAGACTGCCTGAACATTCCTAGGGTGCTCTGAACTAGAGAAAATCTGGAAGGTCCCGAGGGCGGTCCCCACCTGTATGCACTTGCGATGGTAGATAGTTTGACTACAACAAGGACTCTGGATGTTTTCAACACTTGCTTGGGATAAGTCTTCACAACACAAGACACAGCtttcctcccctgccttcccccgTTGGATGTCCTGTGTTGGGCGGTGTTTTCCACAAAATGATCTGAGGCAGAGTAAACAGACTTGATTTCTGGTTTGTCACTGATGTAGTCATCCAGCTTCCCAGCCTAGGCAGGCCAACCACCCGGGCCGATGCCCAGTGAATCTCCATGctcatggggaggaggaggagaaggggaaagaataGCCACATGCCTGCTCACAGCTGTTCCCCCACTGAGCAAAACTCTTGGGACTACCTCCACAGCCTCCTGTTCCTAAAAGCCCCACTTAGCTCTGAGCAGCTGTCTAAGAACAGCAGCTGTTCGTAATTTAAGAAGGGGATGGGAAACAAGAAGTAACCCCTGTGAAATCGCCAAGTCAAGACACTGTTTCTCATTATTGAATGGGAGGACAGATTCACAGTGAATCAAAAAATGGGCCTATGAGAACCAGACTCTGATTTCATTAGCGGCTAATTAAGAGCAACTTGCAAAAGAGCAGTCCAACTTTTCCCCTTCATCACTCACTTGTACTCTCCAAAAAATTGTGAAAGGCAACCCCTTTCTTGGCCACAAGGAAGGTGGAAGTTTCTGACGCATTGATCCTTCTGGCAGTTGATGGCAGCTCCCTTTTTCTTGCACACAAAGCAGATCTGCAAATTAGACCCCAGGCAGTGCTCAGGGCCCCAAGAAAGACAAACAGACGTTCTGTGGCACATCACTGTATGGAATGGAAATTCTAGGAAGCCGTAGCCATTTCCTTTCCTCAGTTGACCTGAAAGCTCTGTGGGCACCCTGAAGCTGAGCTTCAAGCATcactaaataattttttccccagGATGTTGCTCCCTCCCCACTTAGAATCCTCCACCCCAGAGAAGAATGCAGCTTATCGGAAGGGCCTGTTGGGAAATCCCAGAGTCCTTTGACTTCTGAACTAGCCGCTagggaaaagaacagaaacaggGGCCATCAGAGAAGCATGAGAAGAGACCTACCCCGAGGCCCCCATACTGGGGGATTCTAACCTTCCTAGAAGCCCGGGCTGCCTCCTTTTTGATGTCTTCAGGCAGGAATCCATGGAAACCTCTGTTGGACTGGCCCCTCTGAGGCAGCTTGCTAGATAGGATCTGGGGGAGCAGGAGAACCAGGCTGTCAAGATTGATGCTCAATGAAACAGTGCAGTGCGGTGAGGAAGAGGACAGGGTGAGAGCGCTAGAGTATAGAGCTTGGTGGGATATGTAGGCATTTACAGGGTAATTTACTTAGCAAAGGCTTATACAGCATTAACTGTGCTCTAAGTGCTTTTCAAATAtcgactcatttaatccttgtaacAACCTCAGGAGGTAGGTACTATCATCACCCCCGTTTTATAGGAGACGTTCTGTGACCTGCTCAAGGTTACAGGACTCCAGAACCTGGGCCCTTACATACCTCTGCATTATGCTGTCTCTCATCAACTGAGGCTTGCTTTCAGGTGCTGAGCCCTTTGGGGAAAAACTCCCTATATTTTGACTCATTTTCTATTCACGGCAGCCCTGTGATACAGATACTATTGTGGTCCTCATTTAAAAGACCCTCATTAAAAAGAGGGGTCCACTGAGGTATAGGATGGTAAGGGACATGGCTGGGGTCACAGAGCAAGGAGGCAACAGAGTTGGCATTCACATCCAGGCCCACAGAACCCACACACTTACCCTGCCCCTTAGCACAGAAAAAAGCTCTTAGAGTTTGCTCATTTCAGGAAGGGAAACAGGACTTTAAAACCTGActatggaggcacctgggtggcacagttgattaagcgtctaactcttggttttggctcaggccttgatctgAGTGTTCTGAGATGGGGTCCAACCCACATCGGGccccaggctcagcacagagtctacttagGACTCTTTCCCcgctccctttgcccctgccccctgtgctcacgttctctttttctctctctccctccttctacataaaataaaatctcccaaTGATAGTCATTCTGCCctactggggaaggggaagaattgaactttcctttaaaaatacaattttaggggtgcctgggtggctcagtgggttaaagcctctgccttcagctcaggtcatgatcccagggtcctgggattgagccccccatcaggctctctgctcagcagggagcctgctcctcacccccgcctgcctctctgcctacttgtgatctccatcaaataaataaataaaatcttttttaaaaatataattttaagggCCTTTAGTTTCTGAAAAGTCCCCAAAGCAGATTCTAGAAtgggaaatgaaggaaaaggaCAATAAACTGTTAATGTACCCATAAACtgttacatatatgtatgtacattgGAAGAACGTGagcaccccagccccaccccaagaATCTTCCAAAAATATGGGAAGGGTGCTGGACTTCCTAAAGTAATTACATGTAATGTGTAATGGGAACCcaggttattttattttgaccttataacaaatttttaaaagattttatttatttgacagacggagatcacaagtagacagagaggcaggcaaagagagagggggaagcaggctccctgcagagcagagagccggatatgagtctcaatccaggaccctgggatcatgacctgagccgaaggcagaggcccaacgactgagccacccaggtgcccctttttgacATTATAGAAAAGGTGATGCTCCAAGGTTAGATGATTTGAAGACACTTGGATTATAGCTATACGTGCCCAATTAGGCTTAAAACATATCCATTTAACACCAATTATCTCAGGGCTTTAGGACTATATGAGTGATTTCCGTTTTATTTAGATTTCTAAGTATTACTTACGTTTTCTACAATGagtatgtattatttctataaacagaaaaaccaatagtgaaagattagaaataatctaaatgtcctTTAAAAGTGGTTTGTTTTAATACTTTTTGGCACCCCCCCATACCATGGAATACCAATtagatattaaaaaggaaaaaaactagaTTAATACATTCTACGAAGAAAGAGCTTCCTAAGTattaagaggtaaaaaaaaaaaaacaagcaaaatacaaaacactgtgtatagtatgtttatttttatgttgaagATGTGTATGCTTGTAAAGGCACTGACATTAACCAAGACCTGACACCCAAACCAGACAGGACTTACAAGAAGGAAAATCACAGATCAATCTTGCTCATGAGTACCagtgtaaaaatgaaacaaaatattagcaaaccgaATCCAGCAccatataaaaaggataatacatcatCATCAAGCAGGGTTTATACCAGAAATGCAAAGTtagtttaacattaaaaatcCAATTGATGTAACAAACCCCACAAACAAAATAAGGGAGAAAAACGAACATcccaataaatgcagaaaaagcatttgacaaaactcaataCACATTCGTGATATCCTCAGCaaaccagaaataaaaggaaCCTTCTTTAATCTGATGAAAAGCcgacagctaacatcatattttaACGTTGGAAAACTGGATGCTATCCTCCCATGCGGGGAGTAACACAAGGATATTTACTCCGGTAACTCCTATTCAACACCTGATTGAAAGTTCTACCTAGTATAATAAGGCAAGaataagaattaaaagaattgatagattggaaatgaagaagtagAACTGTCTTTCTTTATTCACACTATATGATTGTGTACACAGGAAATCCTAAGGCAtttaccaaaaatattaaaaaataaaagcaactacTGAACTAAACAAGATTgcaggataaaaaaaatcaacatacaaaataaaCTGCATTTATATATACCAACATCCAAACttgaagctgaaattttaaaataccatttataatagcacaataatccaaaaatatttatgcattcatttaataaaagatGTGCAAGACTTCTTAACTAAAAAACACtgctaaataaaaataagtaaaaaaaataaataaacattgctgagataaattttaaaagacccaaataaatgggGAAATATATCACATCCGTGGATTGAAGTTTCAAGATTtcagttcttcccaaattgatctataaattcaatgcaatcccaatatCAATCCCAACAGgcatttcttttagagaaaaacTGACAAGCTAAGTGTAAGATTTATACAGAAAAGGACCTGATAGCCAAAACCATCTTTaaagatggtttttaaaaaacaatatagtATTTAATTTCAAGTCACTATAAAGCCCCAATAATCAAGAGAGTGCAGGACTGTTGTAAGGATGGCACACTGATCaatgacataaaataaataatccagatCTACAGaaatatggtcaattgatttcaCAAAGGCAACAAGGTAATTCAATGGGCAGGCAAGGATATCTtgggacacacacaaaaaagcactaatgataaaagaaaacaaattgataaACTGAACTTGATCAAAACTAAGAacatttgttctttgaaagacaccattaagaaaatgaggcatctactgggtatttactccaaagatacagacgcAGTGAGAAGaagtccatctgtaccccagggttcatagcagcaaaggccacagttgccaaactgtggaaagagccgagatgcccttcaacagacgaatggataaagaagatatggtccatatatactatggaatattatgcctccatcacaaagggtgaatacccaacttttgcatcaacatggacgggactggaggagattatgctgagtgacataagtcaagcagagaaagtcaattataatatggtctcacttacttgtgggcataaggaataactcagaggacattgggtgaaagagagaagtgagttggggaaaatcggaggggagataaaccatgagcgactgtggactctgagaaacaaactgagggttttggaggggagggggttaggggatTGGgagggctggtggtgggtattaaggagggcatgtattgcatggagcactgggtgtggtgcataaacaatgaatcctggaacactgaaaaaataaaattaaattaaaaaaaagaaaatgaggcataCCACGGACTTGGAGAAAACAGTGACAATATGCATATCTGAAAAAGGATttgcatccagaatatataaaaaactcataAATTGAGAAGACAAAATAACCCTACTTttacaatggaaaaatatttgtacaGACACTTCACTAAAGAACATATGTGAATGGGCCAGTAAGCACAcaaaaagaagctcaacatctTAAGtcaacagagaaatgcaaattaaaaccacaatgagatgccagtACCTACCtaatagaatggctaaaattaaaaagattgaccATATCAAATTCTGGCAAGAATATTGTGCAATTGGAACTCTCACAAATTGCTAGTGCAAGTGTAAAccagtacaaccactttggaaagtgATTTGGCAACTTCACATACAGTTAAACATACAGTTAGCACACAACCAATAAATCCACTCCTAGGCGTTTGCCCAAGGGAAGTGAAAATATGTGTTCACAAAAAGACTAGAACATGAATATtcacagcaactttattcatTATAGTCCCCAAATAGAAACAATTCAaattgtccatcaacagatgggtaaagaagccagttacaaaatATTCATATAACAGAATACTACGAGGCAACAAAAAGGCACAAGCTACCAATATATGCAACAGCATGCATGAATCTCCAAAACACTGCATTGAGTAAAAGAAGTCGGACAGAAGAATACAATTGGTGTATGATTCCATTGGTATGAAATATGAGAAGAGGCAAAAGTAACCTATAGATGAGAACAGTGATGATCTCTGAGGGGACTAGGTGGAAGGGTACGGGAGggaactttctgcagtgatggaAATACTTTGGGGTGATGTTTATATGAGGatatacattatatccccatgacatAGGAGCttatcaaaactcatcaaactgtacaCATAAAATTGGTGCATTCTATAGTAGGCAAATTATAGctaacaaaaaataagaaagcatagTGGGGAAAAAACCAGCTCAAAGGATAGCATGTGCTtctagggagaggaaggaagattgGGAATGCTGTTTTGGGAAGTGACTTTTTATTGTATATACTTTATACTGTCAGgattttatagcattttaaaggccagatttcagaaagaaaaagggctGTTGAGAAAAACAAGGCTATGGATTTGAGGCTGGATGAAAAACAGAGAACAGACAGTACAGCAAAAGTCATGAAACATTCAAAGCAAAGGGGACCTTATACTCACAAGACAAAAATAATGCACGCTGAGATTGTCTTTCTGAAGAAATTCCCCCAGTTTTTCAGGATCCCCAGGTTCTCGAAGGCATAGCCGGCAAACTGGAGGAGAGAATGTTAAGAATTCATTTTGGGAGTACAGGGAAGAGTCATATATTGGGAAGAGGACATTTTGACAAGGGTGGAGGTTGGAAAGAAGTGTTGCATGGTATCAGTTAGgcctttatatatataattttggcCACATTTGAGGGAGTTGGCAGCAACTGCTCATTTTATACACTTTTCTCTCAAGTGGCTTTAAATAACTTGCTTCTTGAAATTTAGATTAGCCATTTAAGAATCAAGGACCCTGAGTTCTTCAGGATCTTAGAGAATCTGGGAAATAAGTAGGACGGACATTCAGAGAAGCAAGTTTGCTGCCCTACATAGCTGGCCTTTGCTGAGGTCGGAATGCAGCAGTTGAACAGAACCTCCAGTCTTTCTTACCAGGCCCTGAAGATGGCTTCCTTTGGGTCACCCTCCTTGTCTTGGCAGATTTTCTatacaagagaaggaagaagtacAAGGCGGTCTTTGAGGATCCTGTCAACACCCCTTGTAACATTTCCCTCAAAAATGCCTCCATGGTCTGATGAAggaccaaaataataaaaagctaaaaaatcagttcctatttttattgcttattttttgAGAACACAAAATATAGCTGCTAAGTCATTTGAATTACGTGATATTGTAGTTATCTTTCTGTTCCCATTGACTGTGCTGCCTGTGTAAACTGAATGATGCAAGAGCAAACCTCCTTTTGCTCTTTTACTGTTTCTTCTGTCACCTGCTCTGAATCTCTGGTGGCACCAT from Neovison vison isolate M4711 chromosome 6, ASM_NN_V1, whole genome shotgun sequence encodes:
- the PHF7 gene encoding PHD finger protein 7 isoform X2, with protein sequence MKTIKEKKKERQRLRKSAKTRRVTQRKPSSGPVCRLCLREPGDPEKLGEFLQKDNLSVHYFCLILSSKLPQRGQSNRGFHGFLPEDIKKEAARASRKICFVCKKKGAAINCQKDQCVRNFHLPCGQERGCLSQFFGEYKSFCGKHRPTQDIQRGKAGEESCVLCCEDLSQASVENIQSPCCSQTIYHRKCIQKYAHTSAKHFFKCPQCNNREEFPQEMLRMGIHIPDRRWRLILCATCGSHGTHRDCSSLRANSKKWECEECAPSAEATDYTPENPGDIPCCSGTFRPRGHFYRDTSREENPGPSWTNWPGPSLLEKPESSSGRRGHPCRSKGVKITKSCKKSK
- the PHF7 gene encoding PHD finger protein 7 isoform X1 produces the protein MKTIKEKKKERQRLRKSAKTRRVTQRKPSSGPVCRLCLREPGDPEKLGEFLQKDNLSVHYFCLILSSKLPQRGQSNRGFHGFLPEDIKKEAARASRKICFVCKKKGAAINCQKDQCVRNFHLPCGQERGCLSQFFGEYKSFCGKHRPTQDIQRGKAGEESCVLCCEDLSQASVENIQSPCCSQTIYHRKCIQKYAHTSAKHFFKCPQCNNREEFPQEMLRMGIHIPDRDAAWELEPGAFSELYQRYQHCDAPICLYEKGRDSFEEEGRWRLILCATCGSHGTHRDCSSLRANSKKWECEECAPSAEATDYTPENPGDIPCCSGTFRPRGHFYRDTSREENPGPSWTNWPGPSLLEKPESSSGRRGHPCRSKGVKITKSCKKSK